One Procambarus clarkii isolate CNS0578487 chromosome 15, FALCON_Pclarkii_2.0, whole genome shotgun sequence DNA segment encodes these proteins:
- the LOC138365108 gene encoding ESCRT-I complex subunit tsg101-like, with translation MGNYRRSPTQQLVEEEEEDEAYPCGGGGGEEPSTSQASSPPPEDNINRETSNDSQLEDEEDSLHLVWEADSNVEASHPIANSPPPQQQQQQQEDAVLPPQPEVLEVINNFNGC, from the exons ATGGGAAACTATcgtc gaTCACCAACTCAGCAgttagtggaggaggaggaggaggatgaggcatatccttgtggaggaggagggggtgaagAGCCCAGCACAAGCCAAGCTTCCTCGCCACCTCCAGAAGATAATATCAACAGGGAAACTTCAAATG ATTCCCAACTAGAGGACGAAGAAGACTCCCTGCATCTGGTTTGGGAGGCCGATTCCAATGTGGAAGCCAGCCACCCTATTGCCAATTCGCCACCTcctcagcaacagcagcagcagcaggaagatgCTGTGCTTCCTCCTCAACCAGAAGTTCTAGAAGTGATCAATAATTTCAATGGGTGTTAA